From a region of the Triticum aestivum cultivar Chinese Spring chromosome 7D, IWGSC CS RefSeq v2.1, whole genome shotgun sequence genome:
- the LOC123167893 gene encoding uncharacterized protein, which translates to MQSPSKMSVVSTSISPVVSGLQGWADLPDGPLHSIVALLGSSIDILAFAATCHSWRAAFSSYRSTSNLCTLIPPLLIRPAGPIQGSSLPSIFSEKCSSVPENSRYMLRVRKVIDVASNNSTLRCQIPQETFENMHFAGSSHGHLICCYRGDCLVVDVFTGAMVWPPRLPFSNGYYGGTLTAPLTSPNSHLLVSTQSSLFDWPVGSDSWEELQLPHGWIYQIVQFNGQFIAMDHDMRIYTLRLAPRLGLREISTEWCSEIEPESFVQAWLVVCGDDLLMVDHFVHLSSVDPVCHRLDMSTEPAKWVKVKTLDNWAIFVGGDERSPPFACVRPERWGGTSNNFYYAHHSQPWSVHELRGHVDLAPTSHPNFNWRKRFVPTAMAMWVYPSMFYSDGRQSISNQTWTFLH; encoded by the exons ATGCAGAGCCCCAGCAAAATGTCAGTGGTTTCTACTTCAATTAGCCCTGTTGTGTCTGGATTACAAGGTTGGGCCGATCTTCCGGATGGCCCGCTTCACTCAATTGTGGCTCTGTTGGGATCCTCCATTGACATTCTTGCCTTTGCTGCAACCTGCCACTCCTGGCGTGCAGCATTCTCTTCCTACCGATCTACATCTAACCTATGCACATTAATCCCACCTCTTCTTATCCGACCCGCTGGCCCTATCCAAGGTTCTTCTCTTCCTTCCATTTTTTCTGAAAAATGTTCTTCTGTTCCTGAGAATTCTCGATACATGCTACGCGTACGTAAAGTCATTGATGTAGCTAGCAACAATAGCACCCTTCGCTGCCAGATTCCTCAAGAAACTTTTGAGAACATGCACTTTGCTGGCTCTTCACATGGCCATCTCATCTGCTGCTACCGTGGAGATTGTCTTGTCGTCGATGTGTTCACCGGGGCCATGGTTTGGCCTCCACGTCTCCCTTTCAGCAACGGCTACTATGGTGGCACTCTCACTGCTCCACTTACATCTCCCAACTCACATCTCCTTGTAAGCACTCAATCCTCCCTGTTTGATTGGCCCGTTGGAAGTGACTCTTGGGAGGAACTCCAACTTCCTCATGGGTGGATATACCAGATCGTGCAGTTTAACGGTCAGTTCATCGCCATGGACCATGATATGAGGATCTATACTCTGCGGTTAGCCCCTCGGTTAGGCCTGCGGGAGATATCAACTGAGTGGTGCAGCGAGATAGAGCCAGAATCTTTTGTGCAGGCATGGCTTGTGGTCTGCGGCGACGATCTCCTCATGGTCGACCACTTTGTGCACCTATCGTCCGTAGATCCTGTGTGCCACCGCCTCGACATGTCGACCGAGCCCGCGAAGTGGGTGAAGGTGAAGACGTTGGACAACTGGGCGATCTTCGTCGGGGGAGACGAGCGGAGCCCTCCGTTTGCTTGTGTGCGCCCGGAGCGATGGGGAGGGACGAGCAACAACTTTTACTACGCCCATCACTCTCAGCCTTGGAGCGTGCATGAGCTGCGGGGCCATGTGGACCTTGCTCCAACCAGCCATCCCAACTTCAACTGGCGTAAGAGGTTTGTGCCCACAGCGATGGCCATGTGGGTGTATCCAAGCATGTTCTACTCCGATGGCCG GCAGAGCATCAGCAACCAGACTTGGACATTTTTGCActaa